The following are from one region of the Papaver somniferum cultivar HN1 unplaced genomic scaffold, ASM357369v1 unplaced-scaffold_132, whole genome shotgun sequence genome:
- the LOC113332654 gene encoding dnaJ protein ERDJ3B-like — MANQSWKFLLLVCVLSSLTLSVLAGKSYYDILQIAKGSTEDQIKRAYRKLALKYHPDKNQGNEEANKKFAEINNAYEVLSDRDKRNIYDRYGEEGLKQHAAQGGGGRGGGMNMQDIFSSFFGGGEPEEEDKVVKGDDVIVDLDASLEDLYMGGTLKVWREKNVLKPAPGKRRCNCRNEVYHRQIGPGMFQQMTEQVCEQCPNVKYEREGYFITVDIEKGMQDGQEVSFYEDGEPIIDGEAGDLKFKIRTAPHDIFKREGNDLHTTVSISLVQALVGFEKNIKHLDEHLVKIGSKKITKPKEVRKFKGEGMPLHISSKKGDLYVTFEVLFPSSLTEDQKTKIKEVFA; from the exons ATGGCGAATCAAAGTTGGAAATTTTTGTTACTGGTTTGTGTTTTATCATCATTAACTCTCTCTGTTCTTGCTGG GAAAAGTTATTACGACATACTACAAATTGCAAAAGGTTCAAcagaagatcaaattaaaagagcGTATAGGAAATTAGCTTTGAAATATCATCCTGATAAAAATCAAGGAAATGAAGAAGCTAATAAGAAATTTGCTGAGATTAATAATGCATATGAAGTATTGAGTGATCGTGATAAGAGGAATATTTATGATAGATATGGTGAAGAGGGATTAAAGCAACATGCAGCTCAAGGTGGTGGTGGAAGAGGTGGAGGAATGAATATGCAAGACATTTTTAGCTC TTTCTTTGGTGGAGGTGAACCAGAAGAGGAGGACAAGGTTGTAAAAGGCGATGATGTGATTGTTGATTTGGATGCTTCACTGGAAGACTTGTACATGGGAGGCACTTTGAAG gtttggaGGGAGAAAAACGTCTTAAAGCCGGCACCTGGTAAGAGGCGCTGTAACTGTAGAAATGAGGTCTATCACAGGCAAATAGGTCCTGGAATGTTCCAACAGATGACAGAGCAG GTTTGTGAGCAATGTCCAAATGTCAAATATGAAAGAGAGGGGTACTTCATCACTGTTGATATCGAGAAAGGGATGCAAGATGGACAA GAGGTGTCATTCTACGAGGACGGTGAGCCTATCATAGATGGAGAAGCTGGAGATTTGAAG TTTAAGATCCGTACTGCTCCCCATGACATTTTTAAAAGGGAAGGAAATGACCTCCATACAACTGTTTCAATATCATTG GTTCAAGCTCTTGTTGGTTTTGAAAAGAACATCAAACATCTTGATGAGCATTTAGTGAAAATCGGCTCGAAG AAAATTACTAAACCCAAGGAAGTGAGGAAGTTCAAAGGGGAAGGGATGCCATTGCATATCAGCTCAAAGAAGGGAGACTTATACGTCACTTTTGAGGTTCTTTTCCCTTCATCACTGACAGAAGATCAGAAGACAAAGATCAAAGAGGTGTTTGCATAG
- the LOC113333076 gene encoding AMSH-like ubiquitin thioesterase 3, whose protein sequence is MKTHDGPIDLKAKTRNIDVDNRFPLRNYYRIADSLLKQANIYREEGNIIDLHIMLVRFSSLVAETIPSHRDYQVILPKLRSMYMKKLSVVMTELESIKPDVDRRVAELNKAYYDTLGIPERISYNSDSYHPQSAHSTNQQIMSNLETSQLYPTGRSTSQASSRHKNNYQIVSSNTMQIEKQFQKLSFGLPPPKEETLSRHSIFGPNGLRGKWPEPTTTFKVQYPSKIDSTPVEISGLQGGPHDPEVDKSTMDMVLALDDGRWSSSAEDSCSSGNIIEELLQVNNIRQPSPPPVLAELKQHDYHPIHPSQVADPRPGPAKSMPDEMSNSNSYQHLHIPVSMMDAFLRLAQANTKKNLETCGVLAGKLKNRVFHITTLIIPKQEATSDSCSTMNEEEIFEFQDKLSLFPLGWIHTHPSQTCFMSSVDLHTHYSYQIMLPEAIAIVMAPTDTSRQHGIFHLSDPGGVSLIRNCQQRGFHPHEEPSDGSPIYEHCSHVYMNPKLKFEIADLR, encoded by the exons ATGAAGACACACGATGGTCCGATCGATTTAAAAGCCAAGACTagaaatattgatgttgataatcgATTTCCACTTCGTAACTATTATCGAATCGCTGATTCTCTTCTTAAACag GCAAATATCTATCGGGAGGAGGGAAACATTATTGATTTGCATATTATGCTTGTTAGGTTTTCAAG TTTGGTTGCGGAAACTATTCCAAGCCATCGAGATTACCAAGTCATACTTCCAAAGCTAAGATCTATGTATATGAAA AAACTTTCAGTTGTCATGACTGAGCTAGAATCTATTAAGCCGGATGTTGATCGTCGAGTGGCAGAATTGAATAAAGCTTATTATGATACTCTTGGCATCCCTGAGAGGATTTCTTACAATTCAGATTCGTATCATCCACAATCTGCTCATTCCACTAACCAGCAAATTATGTCTAACCTGGAGACTAGTCAG CTGTACCCAACTGGCAGAAGCACATCTCAGGCATCATCGAGGCACAAAAATAATTATCAGATTGTTTCATCAAACACCATGCAGATAGAGAAGCAGTTCCAGAAGCT ATCATTCGGTCTACCTCCTCCAAAAGAGGAAACGTTATCCAGGCATTCGATTTTTGGTCCAAATGGTCTTCGGGGAAAATGGCCGGAGCCTACTACCACATTCAAG GTCCAATATCCAAGCAAAATTGACTCAACTCCAGTGGAGATTTCAGG ACTGCAGGGTGGGCCCCATGATCCCGAAGTTGATAAATCTACAATGGATATGGTTCTTGCCCTGGATGATGGTAGATGGTCAAGTTCTGCAGAGGACTCATGTTCTAGTGGTAACATCATAGAAGAGCTTCTTCAAGTGAATAACATCAGGCAACCCTCTCCTCCCCCAGTTCTTGCTGAGCTGAAGCAGCATGATTATCACCCGATACACCCATCACAAGTTGCTGATCCAAGACCTGGACCAGCAAAATCTATGCCGGATGAGATGTCCAACTCTAATTCTTATCAGCATTTACACATT CCTGTAAGTATGATGGACGCTTTCCTGAGGTTGGCGCaagcaaatacaaagaaaaattTAGAAACATGTGGGGTTCTTGCTGGTAAACTG AAAAACAGAGTATTCCATATTACAACACTGATAATTCCAAAGCAGGAGGCGACTTCAGACTCT TGCTCGACgatgaatgaagaagaaattTTCGAGTTTCAAGACAAACTCTCCCTTTTCCCCCTTGGGTGGATTCAT ACACATCCTTCACAGACTTGCTTTATGTCTTCAGTTGATCTTCATACACATTACTCATACCAG ATCATGTTACCTGAAGCAATTGCAATTGTCATGGCCCCCACAGATACTTCCAG ACAGCACGGCATATTCCATTTATCTGATCCTGGGGGAGTCTCATTGATTCGTAACTGTCAACAACGTGGCTTTCATCCACATGAGGAGCCTTCTGACGGTAGTCCTATTTATGAGCATTGTTCACATGTTTACATGAATCCTAAATTGAAGTTCGAGATTGCGGATCTTCGTTGA
- the LOC113333077 gene encoding uncharacterized protein LOC113333077: protein MGRAPCCEKVGLKRGRWTTEEDTILTNYIQANGEGSWRSLPKNAGLLRCGKSCRLRWINYLRADLKRGNISTQEEDMIIKLHSTLGNKWSVIAGHLPGRTDNEIKNYWNSHLSRRIHTFRRPLHYSKETPSLVTVDTTKLKSTNGDKTYKGGKKSRGNMKKNKLIPSSNNMATRMAERKTTDDDPDHRKSGCEDDVMITATPISPQEKNTQMMDVLRQVEKERQRTNMDSCDQRDQGKEAIVISGPFHDEVGGILGHSGGSEHQGKGDSILMLCTSEEEMESGLLNSPYVEQVLLASSIFCSNEELIMGNENLGPSSDIDGHNGPNNGHTFSDGAGKRVMGGSNISDDQNHDFVQNELIKNLMEYSSSSSSSSSSSHDQAEIVCDDQVFVSSSNNISDMQHGSHELCPSSSMNSTTTSSSFTTINTDEIEDSEWVYNWDFDMGNATVDMDLKATSAVWDIEKEELLSWLWENDDTGDDAAATIPESEKQQALADWFLSLTR from the exons ATGGGGAGAGCACCATGTTGTGAGAAAGTAGGTTTGAAGAGAGGGAGATGGACAACTGAAGAAGACACAATCTTAAcgaattatattcaagctaatggTGAAGGTTCATGGAGATCATTACCCAAAAATGCAG GTTTGTTGAGGTGCGGAAAGAGTTGCAGACTAAGGTGGATTAATTACTTAAGAGCTGATCTAAAGAGGGGAAACATCTCTACTCAAGAAGAGGATATGATCATTAAGCTGCACAGCACTTTGGGAAATAA GTGGTCAGTGATAGCTGGACACCTACCAGGAAGAACAGACAACGAGATAAAGAATTATTGGAATTCTCATTTAAGTAGAAGAATTCATACTTTCAGAAGACCCCTGCATTACAGTAAAGAAACTCCATCGCTGGTGACAGTAGATACAACTAAATTGAAGAGTACAAATGGTGATAAAACGTACAAAGGTGGTAAAAAAAGTAGAGGAAATATGAAAAAGAACAAATTAATACCATCAAGTAATAATATGGCAACACGGATGGCAGAGAGAAAAACTACTGATGATGATCCTGATCATAGAAAAAGTGGTTGTGAAGATGATGTAATGATAACTGCAACGCCCATATCACCCCAAGAGAAAAATACCCAGATGATGGATGTACTAAGGCAAGTGGAGAAAGAGAGACAAAGGACAAATATGGACTCATGTGATCAAAGAGATCAAGGTAAAGAAGCCATAGTTATTTCAGGTCCTTTTCATGATGAAGTCGGAGGAATATTAGGTCATAGTGGGGGAAGTGAACATCAAGGAAAGGGAGACAGTATATTAATGTTGTGTACAAGTGAGGAGGAGATGGAAAGTGGGTTGTTGAATAGTCCATATGTAGAACAAGTACTGCTTGCCTCCAGCATATTCTGCTCTAATGAAGAACTTATTATGGGCAATGAAAATTTGGGTCCGTCGTCGGATATTGATGGCCACAATGGCCCTAATAATGGTCATACATTTAGTGATGGGGCAGGAAAGAGGGTCATGGGTGGTTCGAATATTAGTGATGATCAAAACCATGATTTCGTTCAGAATGAACTTATCAAAAACCTAATGGagtactcttcttcttcttcttcttcttcttcaagtagTCATGATCAAGCAGAGATTGTTTGTGATGATCAAGTTTTTGTAAGTTCAAGTAATAATATTTCAGACATGCAGCATGGAAGTCATGAATTATGCCCTAGTTCTTCAATGAATTCAACCACTACTTCAAGTAGTTTTACTACTATTAATACTGATGAAATTGAAGATAGCGAATGGGTTTACAATTGGGATTTTGATATGGGAAACGCAACTGTTGATATGGATTTGAAAGCAACTTCTGCAGTATGGGATATCGAAAAAGAAGAATTGCTATCTTGGTTATGGGAGAACGATGATACTGGTGATGATGCAGCTGCAACTATTCCAGAGTCTGAAAAACAACAAGCTTTAGCTGATTGGTTTCTTTCTTTAACTCGTTAG